The segment TTCCAGATACATTTCAGCGGCAAAGCAGGTCATATGTCATGAAAACCGTGGCTCTAAGTGGCGACCATCGAAATAAATAACCCGGAAGTCACCAGAGTGCTACACCTTCGCGGACGCCTCTGTGTCACTGTCTACAAATACCCCAAATCCATAATGACTTGGCGAATGTCCAGGAAGAACCCAACTGGTCACTGAGAAAATttgaaccagttgacattaaCGAAGTCGGCCGCCTGGTCGCTCGTAAATGTCAAGTAGACAGCGTGTACTCCAGTCACGGTGTTGAGGCCGGCTGAGATGCTCTTCCAGCTTTGCCAACCACCGGTGTTCGAGACGGCGAGGCTGCAAATCGGTGTGGAAGTTGGACTGTCCAGCGCAACATGGATCACGCCCTTGATACCACTGCTCGCACCGGAAGCGACCCTCACAGTAAACCTGGTAGCACCGTTGCCGCCAAAGTCAACCTGGCGAAAACCAAGCCAGTTACCATTGTGAATCCATCCGACGTtatcgccgccgccagtaTCCGAGGTCTGCTCAACATTTGTCCCGTTTTTGGAAGTGTACGCCTCGGCTTGAATCTCCGAATATGCGCTACTCGATTGAAGGCACAGATGGACTGAAACCGACCGCCATTTCGGAGTATCGACGAATGTAGGGCTAATCATGACCCCAGTCACGTTGATAACACCCTTTTCGAAGATGTCGATCTTCTTATGGCCAATACTGGTGCCATTCGACACCAAGCTCCAGGGGACAGTAGACAGGTCGCCAGAATCCCCTGCGCTCACAACCTTCGCTTGGACTTGGTAGGAACGTATCACTTGACCATCCCTCTGATCCTCCATCAATACAATGCGGTCTATGGATGTCGGAGATTCGAACGATATAGAATAGGTGCCGTTGTTGTGCACTGTGTGTTTCGCCCCCGTATCGATGGGGTTGCCATAGCATGAGTTGATGAAATCGCCCAAGCGCTTGTAAAGTGCGGCGTGGTCATCGGGAATGAGGCCACGCTGATCGGGGGTGACGTCCAATTCCAGAACACAATTTCGTCCCACTGAATTGTGGTAGACGTCGACCATGTCTCGAAACGATCGCAATGACTGCCCCTTACCAAAGAACCAGCGCCTGCCAGCTTGCAGGGTGGTATCACACACTGCCGGACAGAAGTGGGGGCTAGAGCTGTCTCCATTGCGTTCCAGGCCACTATCACCAAATTAGTTGATTAATATGCATTGGAATAGCAAATGCACGTTCTCACCTCGACCAATTCTCTTCCGGCGCGTTTCCGTCCTCATTTCCTATCCATCGAGCTAGTTCGCCAAACATTAGTCTCTCCTACTAGGGCCGTCAAAGGATATCTCATACATACCAGGGTTTGCAATAACGCAACGGCCTTGTGCTGTGCATCCATTGAAACCAACCGCTTGAGACTGATGGGCTTCTAGGAGGCTCTTAATCCCCCCAATCTGACTGTCGAGATAACTCCCATCGAACCAGATCTATCCAGAGCACGGCGTGTTAATTAATGAGTGAGAATGAGATTATCAGGAAATCTTTACCTCCGTAAACTTCCCGTATTTAGTCCACAGCTCCGTCATCTGATCAATAGCAAGCTGATCGTACGCCTGTCTGTCAACGCTGACTTGTCCCGGCCCCACAGGTGTAGGGCCGAACTTATGGTCGTGTATATTCAGAAACTTATTGTTTGGCACACTGTAGTAAAGGCCAGGTCCAATGTTGCGCGCCCGTGCGGAGTCCACAAAACTCTTCACAATATCCATGCCATGGACAGGAGACTGCTCGACGGTGTAGTTGTAGGAAATAATCTGTTTGTTAGAAGTCTGAAATTTGACCTTGCTAGGCCACAACGTGAACCCGCAATTGTGTTTAGCGGTCAACGTGGCAAACTTTGCGCCTAGAGCAGCGATTGAGACCATCCACTGATCCGTATCAATCGAACTAGGATTGAAGACCGACGGCTCAGGGAGAGGCGAAGGGCAGGGTTCACTCCCCGTATACGTAGCCATTTCGAAGTGTATAAGGGCTCCGATCTCGTTGTCCTGGAAATCAAGCTGCTCCTTTGTGGGTAGTGCGATCTTAGTTTTACCGTCTGGAGCGACGCGATACCTCAGCGGTGTATCACGTCGAACGACAACAGGCGGGGTTGCCAAacagcaagccaccaagaCGGTCACAGGTAGGAGTCTGAACAAACGCATTGTGATTCTCAAGCAAGGCCAAATCGTTAGGTATGACGATGAGACGAGAAGGCCAGCAAATGGAATCGACGATCCCATTTATAGGCCCAAGGTGACAAACTGCTGGTGCCACCTACAGATCGCAGGTTCGGCCAAGTTCCAATGAGTGTCTACCATGAAATTACGGTAGGATTGTATGGCACAGTCCTGCATCAAGACAGCTTTCTGTAATCTTTCATCTGGAGAGCGTCTGCTTCCGTCGGATCAATTCTGCTACTACTGAGGGTACCATATACAGCAGTACCCACGCATGGAATATACCCCGTTGATGTGTTGCGGGGAGGGGCCTCATGACCTGAATGGGGGATCCCAGGAGTGTATTCCATGGTCACGCGGGTAATTAGTACCACGAAGGCTTGCAGGCACAGATAGCCTGCCGGTCACAATGCCGTCTACGGGCAAGAATTACCCAATTCGGCCAGTGTCCCACGTCCATTAAGACCATTCCCAAGCCGGTACGTGACGCACAGTGTCGTAGAATGGTCGTGCCTCTTACATCGATGCAGCAAACAAATCAGACATAGGATAGTTCCGTCGGATCTACTTTTCGTGGCTCTTTATGTGACGTCCCAGGAGCCACCAGTTGTGTTCGTCATCGACTGGCACGGATGGTTTGGGGTCACAGTCCTTCACTACCCTGTCGTGGTACCTTCGTTGACGCTAGGGACAGAGCCAAGTAAAGTCGGATGAGCAACGTAGCGGATCCGGGGAAGTGTGGGGAATCGGTGGCTGGGTCACTGTAGCGCTGGCCTTGGCGGCGTTTTAAGACGAAGGTAGGGACGTCGGCCCGTCTTGTGAGGGCCAAATCCAGGATTAGGCTCGTAGCCTGGGTGGCCATGATGTTAGGGACCGTGGTATTGTCGACGCGATTTTACCGTCGACAAACAGAGAGCAATGCCCAGGGGCTCAACTTATTGGGAACTTTCCTGTGAGATCACAATTGGCGGAACAGTGAAGAGCTTCATGTGCGCAGATAATATGCATAGTGTTGCTAATTAGACGCAGCTAAACTAGAGACGAACGAAAGAGCCATTATGGGCCTCGGACACATGTGTGAGAACCTCGATATATTCCTGAATCCAGAGACCGGGTTAAGACAATCATGAACATGACACGGTGTGAACTAGATCATGGTTGACTATAGTTGTCGGATAATggtgcctctgttgattgtaACACACAAGCAATTTTGCCACCTGAGTGGCGAGTGGCAACAGAAGTcgtcatactgctgcctcaaggcagcagtattccgaGAGTATTAAATATCTTGGAGTTCCGCTGTGTACTGTAAGGGAGAAAAAAAGGAGGACACAGAAGTCAATGAAAATTTGTGAGGAAAGCCTTTCCTGCCTATTGTACTATGTTATCGTACTATTATGTCTACTATCGTACTATTATCTTTACTTCAAAGTATACTACGAAGTATAGTTTTTCGAGGCGAAGTACGATAGTAACTTTACTATCGTACTTTTGAAGGAAAATCCTGCGTTTTAATTGGCTGCAGGAATCTTATCTTTTGTACAAGACTTGCAAAACTTTTTCTCCCCTCTGCGACGGCAAGCAGCCGATACTGATTGATCAAAAGTCTATCGCCTATCACATTTGTCATACTTGTTTAGCATGAATTGCTCTCAGTTTACGATCAACACTCTGGACACTCAACCAATTGCTCCTCCTTCGAGTACTCTGTCTTCAAGTGCTGGTCCTTCTCGAAGTAGTGATGATGCTACTTCTGCTTCCATTCTTTTGCTTGATTTCGATATCACTCCATTCTTTCGTAAGATTTATCCAGAGCCGCCTAAATTAGGCCCTTCAGGCAAACGGAAAGCTACAGGGAATGCTGTTTATCGATGCCTCCATTGCCCTGCAGATACGCCATGGGAAAGCAAACAGAAATCTAACGCTCGCAATCACGCTCGGAAGGTGCATTCCAGCATCGTTATAAACTCCCGTAGTAACCTCGGTGTGGATTCGAATTCCGATGGCGTCGAACAGCCTTTCCAGAAGCCACGGATTGACCACTTTTACGCCCTTCAAGCCTCCGAATCATCTCTCCGCCGCGCATTTGATCGACGGCGATATATCCAGGCCTGGGTCGGCCTCCTAACTAGGAGGCGCCTTCCATTTTCTGCAGTTACCTGGGATGAGATGTCGGAATTAGTACTAGCGAGTAACCCGGCGGTGGAGGATTTATTGCTCACATCTCGGCATGCTGCGATGCGGCATATATCTGCTAATTTCGATCTGTATCGAACCAGGCTTCGAAGTTTACTTGAAAGCTCTATCTCACTCGTGCACATCTCATCTGACCTTTGGACTAGTCCCCACAGGCATGGTATTCTGGCCCTCTGTGCCAgatggattgatgcagaTTTGAAGCCTCGACGCGCGCTGCTAGGGATGCCGGAGTGTAAATTCAGCCATAGTGGAGAGCATCAAGCAGAGCTCATGCTTGAGGTGCTTGAGATCTACGGTCTTTCTAGAAGGTTAGGATATCATACCAGTGATAATGCTACATCAAATGATACATGTCTGCAACACCTTTCGCGGCTTCTAAAGGAAAAGCATGGCGTAAGATTGTGTCCCATCCCTTAATTCTCAAGCTAAGGACTAAATACATCATACGTTAGGGCGATTTCAATCCCAAACTGCGTCGTATCCGTTGTGTTGCGCATattctcaatctctccctTCAGGCGTTCCTTCTAGCCTCTTCAAAAGAAGCCCTGATCGCAGCCCTTGAAGCCGCCGATGATACGACAGGTGATGCGATGTATGAGCAGTTCTACGAAGCACTAAATACAGCTGCGGAGAGGGAATCTAGCCAATTAACTGGGCGGAAGCGCCTTGCGAAGAGAGGTAGATCATCTGATCCAAACTACCAGCGACTAGCCAACTTCTCTGGATGGCGTCAGATCTCTGCTCTAAGGAAAATACATCACCTTGCTGTGTGGCTGCGaacttcatcaattcactCTGATCAGTGGGATATGAGAGTAGGCCTGCGCCTCGGCATTGACAACGATACCAGGTGGAACTCCTGGTATAAGCTACTATCCAATGCGCTACGGAAGAAGGCTGAAATACGGCAGTTCTTTCTCGATTTTGAGAGAGAACTTGGTGATAATATACTGACTATATCTGACTGGGAATTTATTGAGAGGACACAACaatttcttcagccatttgCGGCCGCAACGTTGCTGGGAGAAGGGGCAGGATCAAATCTCTCCCATACTTTGATGATCATGGATGCCTTACTGCACCATTACGAGAAGGCAAAGGTAAGGGAGTCTTATTTTCATTTTCTGCAATGTACTCAGGGAAGTAACGCTATATATTTAGAAAATTTACAGCGCAGAAGCAACTTACGATCCGCACCTTCTTCATTGTGTTGGCATGGGTTGGTTCGTTCTCAACAAATACTACACTTTAACCGACGAAACTCCTGCATACGCTGCTGCCCTCCTCCTTGATCCTTCAAAAAGGCTCAAGTACATACAGCACAACTGGGATATCGGATGGATTGAcagtgttgttgaaaagACCCGTATGTTCTGGGAGGAGAATTATAAAAATGCTGGACCTGTAGGTGGTACTAGTCTATCAGCAAAAGATGAATCACCATACTCTCGGCGGCCGAGGAATGATTTAGACGCTCTATTTGATGAGATTACTGTATGGGAAGAAAGTAATCCTGATGTGGATGACTTTGATACATTTGTCAAAAGTCCTCCGATTAGGATTacttgctctcctcttctctggtgGCTTAATCCTGAGCGGATTAAGGCGTATCCACGCCTTTCTCGGATGGCTATTGATATACTCTCGATCCCACCTGAATCAACAGATCCAGAATCAGCATTCTCCGGCGGAAGACGTACTCTCAGCTGGGATAGAGAAAGCATGTTATGTGAGAACGTGGAGAAGGTCGAGTGTATCGGCAACTGGATACGGTCGGGCTTAATTACACTTTCAATTGAGGGTGGAAATGGAATTATAGTCGATACAGCTATTgatgtagatgt is part of the Pochonia chlamydosporia 170 chromosome Unknown PCv3seq00030, whole genome shotgun sequence genome and harbors:
- a CDS encoding glycoside hydrolase family 29 protein (similar to Beauveria bassiana ARSEF 2860 XP_008601831.1); its protein translation is MRLFRLLPVTVLVACCLATPPVVVRRDTPLRYRVAPDGKTKIALPTKEQLDFQDNEIGALIHFEMATYTGSEPCPSPLPEPSVFNPSSIDTDQWMVSIAALGAKFATLTAKHNCGFTLWPSKVKFQTSNKQIISYNYTVEQSPVHGMDIVKSFVDSARARNIGPGLYYSVPNNKFLNIHDHKFGPTPVGPGQVSVDRQAYDQLAIDQMTELWTKYGKFTEIWFDGSYLDSQIGGIKSLLEAHQSQAVGFNGCTAQGRCVIANPARWIGNEDGNAPEENWSSGLERNGDSSSPHFCPAVCDTTLQAGRRWFFGKGQSLRSFRDMVDVYHNSVGRNCVLELDVTPDQRGLIPDDHAALYKRLGDFINSCYGNPIDTGAKHTVHNNGTYSISFESPTSIDRIVLMEDQRDGQVIRSYQVQAKVVSAGDSGDLSTVPWSLVSNGTSIGHKKIDIFEKGVINVTGVMISPTFVDTPKWRSVSVHLCLQSSSAYSEIQAEAYTSKNGTNVEQTSDTGGGDNVGWIHNGNWLGFRQVDFGGNGATRFTVRVASGASSGIKGVIHVALDSPTSTPICSLAVSNTGGWQSWKSISAGLNTVTGVHAVYLTFTSDQAADFVNVNWFKFSQ